The following are from one region of the Vitis riparia cultivar Riparia Gloire de Montpellier isolate 1030 chromosome 9, EGFV_Vit.rip_1.0, whole genome shotgun sequence genome:
- the LOC117922129 gene encoding putative leucine-rich repeat receptor-like serine/threonine-protein kinase At2g19230 isoform X2, producing the protein MDGGLTLTWLIVLLVIISLHNSRWVSGTFHENQSSRRKLEAKEGFTDTGINYNVSEEYVYQNNDQHLKNVRSFPEGDRNCYTLWPRQGKNHKYLIRARFLYGNYDSKNQLPIFKLYLGVDEWTIVNIGNVTSTYRKEIIHIPITDYIDVCLVNVDSGTPFISVLELRRLNDSIYSPTEPGSLILYDRWDFGTQQEEWKLIREKDDVYDRIWKPFTWWSWLSISSSLVSSSFSTSDYKLPGIVMATAAKPANESESWGISLSIDDDPSQKLYMYMHFAEVEDLKGQIREFTVSVNDEPFSGPVAPRLLFSDTVSGKYSISGSTTKKLSFSLERTNRSTLPPIINAMEAYMIREFPQSSTQQNDVDAIKRIKSHYAVGRNWQGDPCLPMEYQWDGLTCSHNTSPTIISLNLSSSNLSGNILPSFSSLKSLQNLDLSYNNLTGPVPKFLADLPSLTILNLKGNNLTGSVPQAVNDKFKDGTLSLGENPNLCLSDSCQGKKKKKKKFLVPVLISVLSAIVILILIAAFAIIRKLTNRRETKATTIETVTERPKEGSLKSGNSEFTFSDVASITNNFSRTIGRGGFGQVYLGTLADGTQVAVKVRSESSIQGPKALRAEAKLLTRVHHKNLVRLIGYCKDGTHMALIYEYMSNGNLQNKLLGREAADVLNWKRRLQIAVDAAHGLEYLHNGCKPPIVHRDMKSSNILLNETLEAKIADFGMSRDLESGAFLSTDPVGTPGYLDPEYQSTGNLNKKSDVYGFGIVLLELITGQPAIKNPGRIHIVGWVSPMIERGDIQSIVDPRLQGDFNTNSAWKAVEIALACVASTGMQRPDMSHVLADLKECLGIEVASRRIQSVGSHSIGSGNFLEDSPWVLSTQSAPHAR; encoded by the exons ATGGATGGTGGACTAACATTGACCTGGCTGATCGTTCTTCTGGTTATTATTTCCTTGCACAACTCGAGATGGGTTTCAGGGACCTTCCATGAAAACCAGTCTAGTCGGCGGAAGCTCGAGGCGAAGGAAG GATTCACAGATACTGGAATCAATTATAACGTTTCCGAAGAATATGTTTATCAAAATAACGATCAACATCTCAAGAACGTTAGAAGCTTCCCAGAAGGAGACAGGAACTGTTACACCCTATGGCCAAGACAAGGCAAGAATCATAAGTATTTGATCAGGGCTCGGTTCTTGTATGGGAATTATGATTCCAAGAATCAACTTCCAATCTTCAAACTATATCTAGGTGTTGACGAATGGACCATAGTGAATATAGGAAATGTCACTTCTACTTACAGGAAGGAAATCATACACATACCAATTACAGATTACATAGATGTGTGTCTGGTAAACGTCGATTCGGGGACACCATTCATATCAGTGTTAGAGCTCAGACGGCTTAATGATTCGATTTATAGTCCAACTGAACCAGGGTCACTGATTCTCTATGACAGGTGGGATTTTGGTACACAGCAAGAGGAGTGGAAGTTAATTAG GGAAAAAGATGATGTTTACGATCGGATTTGGAAACCATTCACATGGTGGTCTTGGTTGTCCATTAGTTCATCACTTGTAAGTTCTTCCTTTAGTACCTCTGACTATAAACTACCGGGTATTGTCATGGCGACTGCTGCAAAACCTGCAAATGAAAGTGAATCCTGGGGTATCTCTTTAAGCATAGATGATGATCCTTCTCAAAAGTTGTACATGTACATGCACTTTGCGGAGGTTGAGGATCTCAAAGGCCAAATCAGAGAATTTACTGTCTCCGTGAATGATGAACCATTTAGTGGGCCTGTGGCTCCTAGACTCCTTTTTTCGGACACCGTGTCTGGCAAATATTCCATAAGTGGAAGTACCACAAAGAAATTGTCCTTTTCACTAGAAAGGACAAACAGATCCACGCTTCCGCCAATTATTAATGCTATGGAGGCTTACATGATAAGAGAATTCCCACAATCATCAACTCAACAAAACGATG TTGATGCAATCAAGAGGATCAAATCACATTACGCAGTGGGCAGGAACTGGCAAGGAGACCCATGTCTCCCCATGGAATACCAATGGGATGGCCTCACTTGCAGCCATAATACTTCCCCTACTATAATCTCATT GAATCTCTCATCTAGCAATTTGTCCGGGAATATACTTCCTTCATTTTCGAGTCTCAAATCATTACAAAATCT GGATTTATCATACAACAACTTGACCGGACCAGTGCCAAAATTTTTGGCAGACTTGCCATCTTTAACAATCCT TAATTTAAAGGGGAACAACCTAACAGGTTCGGTTCCACAGGCTGTTAACGATAAGTTCAAGGATGGAACTCTGAG TCTTGGCGAAAATCCAAATCTTTGTCTGTCAGACTCGTGccaaggaaagaagaagaagaagaagaagttccTCGTTCCTGTTCTTATATCCGTTCTGTCTGCAATTGTGATCCTGATCCTCATAGCTGCCTTTGCAATCATCCGGAAGTTGACCAATAGGAGAGAAACCAaag CTACAACCATAGAGACGGTCACTGAACGCCCCAAAGAGGGGTCATTGAAGTCGGGGAATTCTGAGTTCACTTTCTCTGATGTTGCAAGTATCACCAATAACTTTAGCCGTACCATCGGTAGAGGAGGATTCGGACAAGTTTATCTAGGCACTTTGGCAGATGGCACTCAGGTTGCCGTCAAGGTGCGTTCTGAGTCATCAATACAAGGCCCCAAGGCATTACGAGCCGAG GCGAAACTCTTGACGAGAGTTCATCATAAAAACTTGGTTCGTCTAATTGGGTACTGCAAGGATGGTACACACATGGCTCTCATTTATGAATACATGTCCAATGGAAACTTGCAAAACAAGTTATTAG GGAGAGAAGCTGCAGATGTTTTGAATTGGAAGCGGAGACTTCAAATTGCAGTAGATGCAGCACATG GATTGGAGTATCTACACAACGGCTGTAAGCCACCAATAGTCCACAGAGACATGAAATCTTCCAACATTCTATTAAATGAAACACTGGAAGCCAAGATAGCTGATTTTGGGATGTCCAGAGATCTTGAAAGTGGTGCTTTCTTATCAACTGACCCAGTAGGCACACCTGGATATCTTGATCCTGA ATACCAGTCGACGGGAAATTTGAATAAGAAGAGCGATGTTTACGGCTTTGGGATTGTTTTGTTGGAGCTAATCACCGGTCAGCCTGCAATAAAGAACCCTGGGAGAATTCATATAGTTGGATGGGTTAGTCCTATGATTGAAAGAGGGGACATTCAAAGCATCGTTGATCCAAGGTTACAAGGAGATTTCAACACCAATTCTGCCTGGAAAGCCGTAGAGATAGCCTTAGCATGTGTAGCATCAACAGGAATGCAAAGGCCAGATATGAGTCATGTATTGGCAGACTTGAAGGAATGCTTGGGGATAGAGGTGGCTTCCAGGAGAATTCAAAGTGTAGGTAGCCACAGCATCGGATCAGGCAATTTCCTGGAAGATAGTCCCTGGGTTCTTAGCACTCAATCGGCTCCCCATGCTAGGTAG
- the LOC117922129 gene encoding putative leucine-rich repeat receptor-like serine/threonine-protein kinase At2g19230 isoform X1, translating into MDGGLTLTWLIVLLVIISLHNSRWVSGTFHENQSSRRKLEAKEGFISIDCGIAPGSYYTDSETEIYYTSDAGFTDTGINYNVSEEYVYQNNDQHLKNVRSFPEGDRNCYTLWPRQGKNHKYLIRARFLYGNYDSKNQLPIFKLYLGVDEWTIVNIGNVTSTYRKEIIHIPITDYIDVCLVNVDSGTPFISVLELRRLNDSIYSPTEPGSLILYDRWDFGTQQEEWKLIREKDDVYDRIWKPFTWWSWLSISSSLVSSSFSTSDYKLPGIVMATAAKPANESESWGISLSIDDDPSQKLYMYMHFAEVEDLKGQIREFTVSVNDEPFSGPVAPRLLFSDTVSGKYSISGSTTKKLSFSLERTNRSTLPPIINAMEAYMIREFPQSSTQQNDVDAIKRIKSHYAVGRNWQGDPCLPMEYQWDGLTCSHNTSPTIISLNLSSSNLSGNILPSFSSLKSLQNLDLSYNNLTGPVPKFLADLPSLTILNLKGNNLTGSVPQAVNDKFKDGTLSLGENPNLCLSDSCQGKKKKKKKFLVPVLISVLSAIVILILIAAFAIIRKLTNRRETKATTIETVTERPKEGSLKSGNSEFTFSDVASITNNFSRTIGRGGFGQVYLGTLADGTQVAVKVRSESSIQGPKALRAEAKLLTRVHHKNLVRLIGYCKDGTHMALIYEYMSNGNLQNKLLGREAADVLNWKRRLQIAVDAAHGLEYLHNGCKPPIVHRDMKSSNILLNETLEAKIADFGMSRDLESGAFLSTDPVGTPGYLDPEYQSTGNLNKKSDVYGFGIVLLELITGQPAIKNPGRIHIVGWVSPMIERGDIQSIVDPRLQGDFNTNSAWKAVEIALACVASTGMQRPDMSHVLADLKECLGIEVASRRIQSVGSHSIGSGNFLEDSPWVLSTQSAPHAR; encoded by the exons ATGGATGGTGGACTAACATTGACCTGGCTGATCGTTCTTCTGGTTATTATTTCCTTGCACAACTCGAGATGGGTTTCAGGGACCTTCCATGAAAACCAGTCTAGTCGGCGGAAGCTCGAGGCGAAGGAAG GGTTCATAAGCATCGATTGTGGGATAGCTCCGGGCTCCTATTATACAGATAGTGAAACCGAGATATATTACACTTCGGATGCAGGATTCACAGATACTGGAATCAATTATAACGTTTCCGAAGAATATGTTTATCAAAATAACGATCAACATCTCAAGAACGTTAGAAGCTTCCCAGAAGGAGACAGGAACTGTTACACCCTATGGCCAAGACAAGGCAAGAATCATAAGTATTTGATCAGGGCTCGGTTCTTGTATGGGAATTATGATTCCAAGAATCAACTTCCAATCTTCAAACTATATCTAGGTGTTGACGAATGGACCATAGTGAATATAGGAAATGTCACTTCTACTTACAGGAAGGAAATCATACACATACCAATTACAGATTACATAGATGTGTGTCTGGTAAACGTCGATTCGGGGACACCATTCATATCAGTGTTAGAGCTCAGACGGCTTAATGATTCGATTTATAGTCCAACTGAACCAGGGTCACTGATTCTCTATGACAGGTGGGATTTTGGTACACAGCAAGAGGAGTGGAAGTTAATTAG GGAAAAAGATGATGTTTACGATCGGATTTGGAAACCATTCACATGGTGGTCTTGGTTGTCCATTAGTTCATCACTTGTAAGTTCTTCCTTTAGTACCTCTGACTATAAACTACCGGGTATTGTCATGGCGACTGCTGCAAAACCTGCAAATGAAAGTGAATCCTGGGGTATCTCTTTAAGCATAGATGATGATCCTTCTCAAAAGTTGTACATGTACATGCACTTTGCGGAGGTTGAGGATCTCAAAGGCCAAATCAGAGAATTTACTGTCTCCGTGAATGATGAACCATTTAGTGGGCCTGTGGCTCCTAGACTCCTTTTTTCGGACACCGTGTCTGGCAAATATTCCATAAGTGGAAGTACCACAAAGAAATTGTCCTTTTCACTAGAAAGGACAAACAGATCCACGCTTCCGCCAATTATTAATGCTATGGAGGCTTACATGATAAGAGAATTCCCACAATCATCAACTCAACAAAACGATG TTGATGCAATCAAGAGGATCAAATCACATTACGCAGTGGGCAGGAACTGGCAAGGAGACCCATGTCTCCCCATGGAATACCAATGGGATGGCCTCACTTGCAGCCATAATACTTCCCCTACTATAATCTCATT GAATCTCTCATCTAGCAATTTGTCCGGGAATATACTTCCTTCATTTTCGAGTCTCAAATCATTACAAAATCT GGATTTATCATACAACAACTTGACCGGACCAGTGCCAAAATTTTTGGCAGACTTGCCATCTTTAACAATCCT TAATTTAAAGGGGAACAACCTAACAGGTTCGGTTCCACAGGCTGTTAACGATAAGTTCAAGGATGGAACTCTGAG TCTTGGCGAAAATCCAAATCTTTGTCTGTCAGACTCGTGccaaggaaagaagaagaagaagaagaagttccTCGTTCCTGTTCTTATATCCGTTCTGTCTGCAATTGTGATCCTGATCCTCATAGCTGCCTTTGCAATCATCCGGAAGTTGACCAATAGGAGAGAAACCAaag CTACAACCATAGAGACGGTCACTGAACGCCCCAAAGAGGGGTCATTGAAGTCGGGGAATTCTGAGTTCACTTTCTCTGATGTTGCAAGTATCACCAATAACTTTAGCCGTACCATCGGTAGAGGAGGATTCGGACAAGTTTATCTAGGCACTTTGGCAGATGGCACTCAGGTTGCCGTCAAGGTGCGTTCTGAGTCATCAATACAAGGCCCCAAGGCATTACGAGCCGAG GCGAAACTCTTGACGAGAGTTCATCATAAAAACTTGGTTCGTCTAATTGGGTACTGCAAGGATGGTACACACATGGCTCTCATTTATGAATACATGTCCAATGGAAACTTGCAAAACAAGTTATTAG GGAGAGAAGCTGCAGATGTTTTGAATTGGAAGCGGAGACTTCAAATTGCAGTAGATGCAGCACATG GATTGGAGTATCTACACAACGGCTGTAAGCCACCAATAGTCCACAGAGACATGAAATCTTCCAACATTCTATTAAATGAAACACTGGAAGCCAAGATAGCTGATTTTGGGATGTCCAGAGATCTTGAAAGTGGTGCTTTCTTATCAACTGACCCAGTAGGCACACCTGGATATCTTGATCCTGA ATACCAGTCGACGGGAAATTTGAATAAGAAGAGCGATGTTTACGGCTTTGGGATTGTTTTGTTGGAGCTAATCACCGGTCAGCCTGCAATAAAGAACCCTGGGAGAATTCATATAGTTGGATGGGTTAGTCCTATGATTGAAAGAGGGGACATTCAAAGCATCGTTGATCCAAGGTTACAAGGAGATTTCAACACCAATTCTGCCTGGAAAGCCGTAGAGATAGCCTTAGCATGTGTAGCATCAACAGGAATGCAAAGGCCAGATATGAGTCATGTATTGGCAGACTTGAAGGAATGCTTGGGGATAGAGGTGGCTTCCAGGAGAATTCAAAGTGTAGGTAGCCACAGCATCGGATCAGGCAATTTCCTGGAAGATAGTCCCTGGGTTCTTAGCACTCAATCGGCTCCCCATGCTAGGTAG
- the LOC117922129 gene encoding senescence-induced receptor-like serine/threonine-protein kinase isoform X3 encodes MATAAKPANESESWGISLSIDDDPSQKLYMYMHFAEVEDLKGQIREFTVSVNDEPFSGPVAPRLLFSDTVSGKYSISGSTTKKLSFSLERTNRSTLPPIINAMEAYMIREFPQSSTQQNDVDAIKRIKSHYAVGRNWQGDPCLPMEYQWDGLTCSHNTSPTIISLNLSSSNLSGNILPSFSSLKSLQNLDLSYNNLTGPVPKFLADLPSLTILNLKGNNLTGSVPQAVNDKFKDGTLSLGENPNLCLSDSCQGKKKKKKKFLVPVLISVLSAIVILILIAAFAIIRKLTNRRETKATTIETVTERPKEGSLKSGNSEFTFSDVASITNNFSRTIGRGGFGQVYLGTLADGTQVAVKVRSESSIQGPKALRAEAKLLTRVHHKNLVRLIGYCKDGTHMALIYEYMSNGNLQNKLLGREAADVLNWKRRLQIAVDAAHGLEYLHNGCKPPIVHRDMKSSNILLNETLEAKIADFGMSRDLESGAFLSTDPVGTPGYLDPEYQSTGNLNKKSDVYGFGIVLLELITGQPAIKNPGRIHIVGWVSPMIERGDIQSIVDPRLQGDFNTNSAWKAVEIALACVASTGMQRPDMSHVLADLKECLGIEVASRRIQSVGSHSIGSGNFLEDSPWVLSTQSAPHAR; translated from the exons ATGGCGACTGCTGCAAAACCTGCAAATGAAAGTGAATCCTGGGGTATCTCTTTAAGCATAGATGATGATCCTTCTCAAAAGTTGTACATGTACATGCACTTTGCGGAGGTTGAGGATCTCAAAGGCCAAATCAGAGAATTTACTGTCTCCGTGAATGATGAACCATTTAGTGGGCCTGTGGCTCCTAGACTCCTTTTTTCGGACACCGTGTCTGGCAAATATTCCATAAGTGGAAGTACCACAAAGAAATTGTCCTTTTCACTAGAAAGGACAAACAGATCCACGCTTCCGCCAATTATTAATGCTATGGAGGCTTACATGATAAGAGAATTCCCACAATCATCAACTCAACAAAACGATG TTGATGCAATCAAGAGGATCAAATCACATTACGCAGTGGGCAGGAACTGGCAAGGAGACCCATGTCTCCCCATGGAATACCAATGGGATGGCCTCACTTGCAGCCATAATACTTCCCCTACTATAATCTCATT GAATCTCTCATCTAGCAATTTGTCCGGGAATATACTTCCTTCATTTTCGAGTCTCAAATCATTACAAAATCT GGATTTATCATACAACAACTTGACCGGACCAGTGCCAAAATTTTTGGCAGACTTGCCATCTTTAACAATCCT TAATTTAAAGGGGAACAACCTAACAGGTTCGGTTCCACAGGCTGTTAACGATAAGTTCAAGGATGGAACTCTGAG TCTTGGCGAAAATCCAAATCTTTGTCTGTCAGACTCGTGccaaggaaagaagaagaagaagaagaagttccTCGTTCCTGTTCTTATATCCGTTCTGTCTGCAATTGTGATCCTGATCCTCATAGCTGCCTTTGCAATCATCCGGAAGTTGACCAATAGGAGAGAAACCAaag CTACAACCATAGAGACGGTCACTGAACGCCCCAAAGAGGGGTCATTGAAGTCGGGGAATTCTGAGTTCACTTTCTCTGATGTTGCAAGTATCACCAATAACTTTAGCCGTACCATCGGTAGAGGAGGATTCGGACAAGTTTATCTAGGCACTTTGGCAGATGGCACTCAGGTTGCCGTCAAGGTGCGTTCTGAGTCATCAATACAAGGCCCCAAGGCATTACGAGCCGAG GCGAAACTCTTGACGAGAGTTCATCATAAAAACTTGGTTCGTCTAATTGGGTACTGCAAGGATGGTACACACATGGCTCTCATTTATGAATACATGTCCAATGGAAACTTGCAAAACAAGTTATTAG GGAGAGAAGCTGCAGATGTTTTGAATTGGAAGCGGAGACTTCAAATTGCAGTAGATGCAGCACATG GATTGGAGTATCTACACAACGGCTGTAAGCCACCAATAGTCCACAGAGACATGAAATCTTCCAACATTCTATTAAATGAAACACTGGAAGCCAAGATAGCTGATTTTGGGATGTCCAGAGATCTTGAAAGTGGTGCTTTCTTATCAACTGACCCAGTAGGCACACCTGGATATCTTGATCCTGA ATACCAGTCGACGGGAAATTTGAATAAGAAGAGCGATGTTTACGGCTTTGGGATTGTTTTGTTGGAGCTAATCACCGGTCAGCCTGCAATAAAGAACCCTGGGAGAATTCATATAGTTGGATGGGTTAGTCCTATGATTGAAAGAGGGGACATTCAAAGCATCGTTGATCCAAGGTTACAAGGAGATTTCAACACCAATTCTGCCTGGAAAGCCGTAGAGATAGCCTTAGCATGTGTAGCATCAACAGGAATGCAAAGGCCAGATATGAGTCATGTATTGGCAGACTTGAAGGAATGCTTGGGGATAGAGGTGGCTTCCAGGAGAATTCAAAGTGTAGGTAGCCACAGCATCGGATCAGGCAATTTCCTGGAAGATAGTCCCTGGGTTCTTAGCACTCAATCGGCTCCCCATGCTAGGTAG